The following nucleotide sequence is from Mycobacterium sp. Z3061.
TAGAAACCGATGCCGTTGACGCCCGACGTGTTGTCAGCGGCCATGATCAGGGCGTCGACATACGTACGGGCCACCGCGTTGTCGCCGTCGACGTCAATGGCCTGATTGGTCAGCCGGTGCAGCGTGTGCCCGGCCATCGCATGCACCTTCTCCATGAAGTCGGTGACGGCGTCGACCCCGCTCCATGCGCCGATCTCGCCGTAGTCCAGTTGACAGTCTTCGGTGAACACCGTGCGGAACAGCGACCAGTCACGCCGGTCGATCCCGGTGGCATATCTCACCAGCAGGTCGGAGATATCGTCGCGGTCCGTCATGCCTGACTGAGTTTGCCGATGGCGGCCTGCAGCTTGGCTGCGGCTTCATCGGCGACCTCCTGCAAGCCCGGCTGGTCCACGACGCGGACCATCAACTGGGGGTCCATCGCCTCGACCAGGACACCGCCGTCCTCGGCGGCGCGCAGCACCACGTTGCAGGGCAGCAGCTGTCCGACGTGGCGGTCCACGTCCAGGGCGCGGTGCGCGAGCTGTGGGTTGCAGGCGCCGAGGATGAGATAGTCCTCCATGTCCTCGCCGAGTTTCTGCTTCAGCGTCGCCTTGACATCGATTTTGGTCAGGACGCCGAACCCCTGTTCGGCGAGGGCCTGCGTCGTCTGTTCGACGGCATCACCGAACGAGGTGTGCAAGGTG
It contains:
- a CDS encoding nuclear transport factor 2 family protein, which produces MTDRDDISDLLVRYATGIDRRDWSLFRTVFTEDCQLDYGEIGAWSGVDAVTDFMEKVHAMAGHTLHRLTNQAIDVDGDNAVARTYVDALIMAADNTSGVNGIGFYDDEMVRTRQGWRIARRRFTTVRVSAVG
- a CDS encoding DUF302 domain-containing protein, translating into MTLGTAGLTATLHTSFGDAVEQTTQALAEQGFGVLTKIDVKATLKQKLGEDMEDYLILGACNPQLAHRALDVDRHVGQLLPCNVVLRAAEDGGVLVEAMDPQLMVRVVDQPGLQEVADEAAAKLQAAIGKLSQA